In Ancalomicrobiaceae bacterium S20, the following proteins share a genomic window:
- the pheT gene encoding phenylalanine--tRNA ligase subunit beta codes for MKFTLSWLKDHLDTNATVDQIADKLNAIGLEVEGVEDKAKALAPYKIAHVVSAVQHPNADRLRVCMVDTGEGEQVQVVCGAPNARAGLKTVFAPPGTYVPGKNITLGIGTIRGVESRGMLCSAAELELSENHDGIIELAEDAPVGMAYAAYAGLADPVVDVAITPNRADCTAVRGIARDLAAAELGDLKPETIATIAGRYASPIGVRLDFADGEPKACPAFYGRYVRGVKNGPSPEWLQQRLRAVGLRPINALVDITNFMSLDRARPLHVFDADKLTGGIHARMGRAGESFVALDGKTYAVDERMCVIADDAGVLGLGGIMGGEASGCSEETTNVFIECAWFEPLKIAETGRRLGIVSDARYRFERGVDPAFLGPGMELATQMVLDLCGGEPSEVVIAGEAPQTDRVIAFPVSEVKRLTGLDVHWIEMKHILDRLGFSVVAREDVFRVAPPSWRADVHGKADIVEEITRIWGLDKVVNTPIAPLGTVNAKVLTTAQIRRSRAKRMLAVRGMLEAVTWSFVSKEFATLFGGGAPALALANPIASDLSDMRPSVLPGLITAAQRNADRGNGDVALFEVGQVFLGDRPRDQRQVAGGVRRGTAVMTGAGRHWSGAAPAVSWADAKADAVAVLEALGAPVDKLQIARNAPAWFHPGRSGVFQLGPQNVLAAFGELHPAIMEALDVSGPMVAFEINLDAVPEPKARPTRTKGKLAISELMPLARDFAFVVEEAVEVEKILKAARGADKALVDNVSVFDIYRGTGVAEGKKSVALEVTLQPVEKTLTDEEIEAVGAKIVAAVTKATGATLRG; via the coding sequence ATGAAATTCACCCTGTCCTGGCTCAAGGACCATCTCGACACCAACGCGACCGTCGACCAGATCGCCGACAAGCTGAACGCGATCGGCCTCGAGGTCGAAGGCGTCGAGGACAAGGCCAAGGCGCTGGCGCCCTACAAGATCGCCCATGTCGTCTCGGCCGTGCAGCACCCGAATGCCGACCGGCTCCGGGTCTGCATGGTCGACACCGGCGAAGGCGAACAGGTGCAGGTCGTCTGCGGCGCGCCCAATGCGCGCGCGGGTCTGAAGACCGTGTTCGCGCCGCCGGGCACCTATGTGCCGGGCAAGAACATCACGCTCGGCATCGGCACCATCCGCGGCGTCGAGAGCCGCGGCATGCTCTGCTCGGCCGCCGAGCTGGAGCTCTCCGAGAACCACGACGGCATCATCGAGCTGGCCGAGGACGCGCCGGTCGGCATGGCCTACGCGGCCTATGCCGGCCTCGCCGACCCGGTCGTCGACGTCGCGATCACGCCGAACCGCGCCGACTGCACGGCCGTGCGCGGCATCGCGCGCGACCTCGCCGCGGCCGAACTCGGCGATCTGAAGCCCGAGACGATCGCGACCATCGCGGGCCGCTACGCCTCGCCGATCGGCGTCCGTCTCGACTTCGCCGATGGCGAGCCGAAGGCCTGCCCGGCCTTCTACGGCCGCTATGTGCGCGGCGTGAAGAACGGTCCGTCGCCGGAGTGGCTGCAGCAGCGGCTGCGCGCGGTCGGCCTGCGCCCGATCAACGCGCTGGTCGATATCACCAATTTCATGTCGCTCGACCGCGCCCGGCCGCTGCACGTCTTCGACGCCGACAAGCTCACCGGCGGCATCCATGCCCGCATGGGCCGGGCCGGCGAGAGCTTCGTCGCGCTCGACGGCAAGACCTATGCGGTCGACGAGCGCATGTGCGTGATCGCCGATGACGCCGGCGTGCTCGGCCTCGGCGGCATCATGGGCGGCGAGGCCTCGGGTTGCTCGGAGGAGACAACCAACGTCTTCATTGAATGCGCCTGGTTCGAGCCCTTGAAGATCGCCGAGACCGGTCGCCGCCTCGGCATCGTCTCGGACGCACGCTATCGCTTCGAGCGCGGCGTCGATCCGGCCTTCCTCGGCCCGGGCATGGAACTCGCGACCCAGATGGTGCTCGACCTCTGCGGCGGCGAGCCGTCCGAGGTCGTGATCGCCGGCGAAGCGCCGCAGACCGATCGCGTCATCGCGTTCCCGGTCTCGGAAGTGAAGCGCCTGACCGGTCTCGACGTGCATTGGATCGAGATGAAGCACATCCTCGACCGCCTCGGCTTCTCGGTCGTGGCGCGCGAGGACGTGTTCCGTGTCGCGCCGCCGTCCTGGCGCGCGGACGTGCACGGCAAGGCCGACATCGTCGAGGAGATCACCCGCATCTGGGGTCTCGACAAGGTCGTCAACACGCCGATCGCTCCGCTCGGTACGGTCAACGCCAAGGTGCTGACCACGGCGCAGATCCGTCGCTCGCGTGCCAAGCGCATGCTCGCGGTCCGCGGCATGCTCGAGGCGGTGACCTGGTCCTTCGTCTCGAAGGAGTTCGCCACCCTGTTCGGCGGTGGCGCCCCGGCGCTCGCGCTCGCCAACCCGATCGCCTCCGACCTCTCCGACATGCGGCCGAGCGTGCTGCCGGGCCTGATCACGGCGGCGCAGCGCAATGCCGATCGTGGCAATGGCGACGTCGCGCTGTTCGAGGTCGGCCAGGTGTTCCTCGGCGACCGTCCGCGCGACCAACGCCAGGTCGCCGGCGGCGTGCGGCGCGGCACGGCCGTGATGACCGGCGCCGGCCGGCACTGGTCAGGCGCGGCTCCCGCCGTGTCCTGGGCCGATGCCAAGGCCGATGCGGTCGCGGTGCTGGAGGCGCTCGGCGCGCCGGTCGACAAGCTGCAAATCGCCCGCAACGCGCCGGCCTGGTTCCATCCGGGCCGTTCGGGCGTGTTCCAGCTCGGACCGCAGAACGTGCTGGCCGCCTTCGGTGAGCTGCACCCGGCGATCATGGAGGCGCTTGACGTCTCCGGGCCGATGGTCGCCTTCGAGATCAATCTCGATGCGGTCCCCGAGCCGAAAGCGCGGCCGACGCGCACCAAGGGTAAGCTCGCGATCTCCGAGCTGATGCCGCTGGCGCGCGACTTCGCCTTCGTCGTCGAAGAGGCCGTCGAGGTCGAGAAGATCCTCAAGGCCGCGCGCGGCGCCGACAAGGCGCTGGTCGACAATGTCTCGGTGTTCGACATCTATCGCGGCACCGGCGTCGCCGAGGGCAAGAAGTCGGTCGCGCTGGAGGTTACGCTGCAGCCGGTCGAGAAGACGCTGACCGACGAGGAGATCGAGGCGGTCGGCGCCAAGATCGTCGCGGCCGTCACCAAGGCGACCGGCGCGACTCTGCGCGGCTGA
- the pheS gene encoding phenylalanine--tRNA ligase subunit alpha — MTDLDALEQSLLAEIAGAADEAALEAIRVAALGKKGSISERLKTLGTMSPDERKAAGAAINAVKDRVSDALGARKQVLKDAALVERLKRETVDVTLPVRPGPAAEGRIHPITQVVDELTAIFADMGFSVAEGPDIETDYYNFTALNFPVGHPAREMHDTFFFNPKEDGERMLLRTHTSPVQIRTMETVKPPIRVIIPGRTYRCDSDQTHTPMFHQVEGLVIDKTSNIGTLKWIIEEFCKAFFEVPNVEMRFRPSFFPFTEPSMEVDIRCDRSGGDIKFGEGNDWLEILGCGMVHPNVMRFAGLDPDEYQGFAWGMGIDRIAMLKYGMNDLRAFFDADARWLKHYGFRPLDMPTLFGGLSNG, encoded by the coding sequence ATGACGGATCTCGACGCCCTCGAACAGTCCCTCCTCGCGGAGATCGCGGGGGCCGCGGACGAAGCCGCGCTGGAGGCGATCCGCGTCGCCGCGCTCGGCAAGAAGGGCTCCATCTCCGAACGCCTGAAGACGCTCGGCACCATGAGCCCGGACGAGCGCAAGGCCGCCGGCGCCGCCATCAACGCAGTCAAGGACCGCGTCAGCGACGCGCTCGGCGCCCGCAAGCAGGTCTTGAAGGATGCCGCCCTCGTCGAGCGCCTGAAGCGCGAGACGGTCGACGTCACGCTGCCGGTGCGCCCCGGCCCGGCCGCGGAAGGCCGCATCCACCCGATTACCCAGGTGGTCGACGAACTGACGGCGATCTTCGCCGACATGGGCTTCTCGGTCGCCGAGGGTCCGGACATCGAGACCGACTACTACAACTTCACGGCGCTGAACTTCCCCGTCGGCCATCCGGCGCGCGAGATGCACGACACGTTCTTCTTCAATCCGAAGGAGGACGGCGAGCGCATGCTGCTCAGGACGCACACGTCGCCGGTGCAGATCCGCACCATGGAGACGGTGAAGCCGCCGATCCGCGTCATCATCCCCGGCCGCACCTATCGCTGCGACAGCGACCAGACGCACACGCCGATGTTCCACCAGGTCGAAGGTCTCGTCATCGACAAGACTTCGAACATCGGCACGCTCAAATGGATCATCGAGGAATTCTGCAAGGCGTTCTTCGAGGTGCCGAACGTCGAGATGCGGTTCCGGCCGTCGTTCTTCCCGTTCACGGAGCCGTCGATGGAAGTCGACATCCGCTGCGATCGCTCGGGCGGCGACATCAAGTTCGGCGAGGGCAACGACTGGCTCGAGATCCTCGGCTGCGGCATGGTGCATCCGAACGTGATGCGCTTCGCCGGCCTCGATCCCGACGAGTACCAGGGCTTCGCCTGGGGCATGGGCATCGACCGCATCGCCATGCTGAAGTACGGCATGAACGACCTGCGCGCCTTCTTCGATGCCGACGCCCGCTGGCTGAAGCACTACGGCTTCCGGCCGCTCGACATGCCGACCCTGTTCGGCGGCCTGTCGAACGGCTGA
- the rplT gene encoding 50S ribosomal protein L20: protein MARVKRGVTAHAKHKKVLKAAKGYYGRRKNTIRTAKAAVEKGMQYAYRDRKNKKRNFRALWIQRINAAVRAIDWNLNYSRFIDGLNKAGIEVDRKVLSDLAIHEPEAFKAIVTKAQAALAA from the coding sequence ATGGCTCGTGTCAAGCGCGGCGTCACCGCCCACGCCAAGCACAAGAAGGTTCTGAAGGCCGCCAAGGGCTACTATGGCCGCCGCAAGAACACCATCCGTACCGCCAAGGCGGCCGTCGAGAAGGGCATGCAGTATGCCTATCGCGACCGCAAGAACAAGAAGCGCAACTTCCGCGCTCTCTGGATCCAGCGCATCAACGCGGCCGTCCGCGCGATCGACTGGAACCTGAACTATTCGCGATTTATCGACGGCCTGAACAAGGCCGGCATCGAGGTCGACCGCAAGGTCCTCTCGGATCTCGCGATCCATGAGCCGGAAGCGTTCAAGGCCATCGTCACCAAGGCCCAGGCGGCGCTCGCGGCGTGA
- the rpmI gene encoding 50S ribosomal protein L35, whose protein sequence is MPKLKTKSGAKKRFKVTANGHVKVAQAGKRHGMIKRTAKFVRNARGTTVLATPDEKIILKNFLPYA, encoded by the coding sequence ATGCCCAAGCTGAAGACGAAGAGCGGCGCCAAGAAGCGCTTCAAGGTCACGGCCAACGGCCACGTGAAGGTCGCGCAGGCCGGCAAGCGACACGGGATGATCAAGCGGACGGCCAAGTTCGTCCGCAACGCGCGCGGCACCACCGTGCTCGCGACGCCCGATGAGAAGATCATCCTGAAGAACTTCCTGCCCTACGCGTGA
- a CDS encoding CaiB/BaiF CoA-transferase family protein — MTPPPLSGLRVLELARILAGPWAGQILADLGADVIKVERPGQGDDTRSWGPPFVMSADGGSLGAAYYHAANRGKRSIAIDFETEDGRTIVRRLATEADVVIENFKQGGLRKFGLDYDSLAALNPRLVYASITGFGQTGPYAHRAGYDFLIQGMGGFMDLTGQPDGEPTKVGAAVADLGTGLYAVIGIQAALAAREKTGRGQMVDLSLMDTMVGLLANQAMNYLVSGRPPKRLGNGHPNIVPYQVFPTADGFVIIAAGNDRQWAELARILGLAPLAGDPRFVTNGDRVRNRAELIPLIEAETRQFSRAELLAALEAAQVPAGPINSVDEVFADPQVVARGLRLDLAAPDAAGGTIPAVRTPILLSETPLTYGAASPGHGAHTRAVLGELGYAEAAIADLAAKGVIGLGG; from the coding sequence ATGACACCTCCGCCGCTCTCCGGCCTCCGCGTGCTCGAACTGGCGCGCATTCTCGCCGGCCCCTGGGCCGGGCAGATCCTCGCCGATCTCGGCGCCGACGTGATCAAGGTCGAGCGGCCGGGCCAGGGCGACGACACCCGGAGCTGGGGACCGCCCTTCGTGATGAGCGCCGACGGCGGCTCGCTCGGCGCCGCCTATTATCATGCCGCCAATCGCGGCAAGCGTTCGATCGCGATCGATTTCGAGACCGAGGACGGCCGCACGATCGTGCGCCGGCTCGCGACGGAAGCCGACGTCGTGATCGAGAACTTCAAGCAGGGCGGCCTGAGGAAATTCGGGCTCGACTACGACAGTCTCGCCGCGCTCAATCCGCGGCTCGTCTATGCCTCGATCACCGGGTTCGGCCAGACCGGGCCTTATGCCCATCGCGCCGGCTACGATTTCCTGATCCAGGGCATGGGCGGGTTCATGGACCTGACCGGTCAACCCGATGGCGAGCCGACCAAGGTCGGCGCCGCGGTCGCCGATCTCGGCACCGGGCTCTACGCGGTGATCGGCATCCAGGCCGCGCTCGCCGCGCGCGAGAAGACCGGCCGCGGCCAGATGGTCGATCTCAGCCTGATGGACACGATGGTCGGGCTGCTCGCCAATCAGGCGATGAACTACCTCGTCTCCGGCCGGCCGCCAAAGCGGCTCGGGAACGGGCATCCGAACATCGTGCCCTATCAGGTGTTTCCGACCGCCGACGGCTTCGTCATCATCGCGGCCGGCAACGATCGGCAATGGGCGGAACTCGCGCGTATCCTCGGGCTCGCGCCGCTCGCCGGCGATCCGCGCTTCGTCACCAACGGCGACCGCGTCCGGAACCGCGCAGAGCTGATCCCGCTGATCGAAGCGGAGACGCGCCAGTTCTCGCGCGCGGAACTGCTGGCGGCGCTGGAAGCCGCGCAGGTGCCGGCCGGGCCGATCAATTCGGTCGATGAGGTGTTCGCCGATCCGCAGGTCGTGGCGCGCGGCTTGCGGCTCGACCTTGCCGCTCCGGACGCGGCCGGCGGCACGATCCCCGCGGTCCGGACGCCGATCCTGTTGTCGGAGACGCCGCTCACTTACGGCGCGGCGTCGCCGGGCCATGGCGCGCATACACGCGCGGTGCTAGGCGAGCTCGGCTATGCGGAGGCGGCCATCGCGGATCTGGCCGCGAAGGGTGTGATCGGGCTCGGCGGCTGA
- a CDS encoding DNA polymerase III subunit epsilon: MTPVIDRTTYFVTDIESDGPDPARNSMLAFATVAVRLEDGIVDSFEAVLSPRPDREQDPRTMTWWATEPEAHALATRDPRDPATVTADFVAWVERFPRPRAFAARPLFFDGRWIDEYLRAYAGVPLVAPPWEKAPLFSGAGIDIASVMTGVLGRPWREPLPADWLGDVPHSHAAIDDALGYAHLLLKFLKLGDANAPVLADLAEQRS, translated from the coding sequence ATGACCCCCGTGATCGACCGGACCACCTATTTCGTGACCGACATCGAATCCGACGGACCCGATCCGGCGCGGAACTCGATGCTCGCGTTCGCGACCGTGGCGGTGCGGCTCGAGGACGGGATCGTCGACAGCTTCGAAGCGGTGCTGAGCCCGCGGCCCGACCGCGAGCAGGATCCACGCACGATGACCTGGTGGGCGACCGAGCCGGAGGCCCATGCGCTGGCGACACGTGATCCGCGCGATCCGGCCACGGTGACGGCCGACTTCGTCGCCTGGGTCGAGCGCTTCCCCCGCCCGCGTGCCTTCGCGGCGCGGCCGCTCTTCTTCGACGGGCGCTGGATCGACGAATACCTGCGGGCCTACGCGGGCGTGCCCCTCGTGGCGCCGCCCTGGGAGAAGGCGCCGCTGTTCAGCGGCGCCGGCATCGATATCGCGAGCGTGATGACCGGCGTGCTCGGTCGCCCCTGGCGTGAGCCCCTGCCGGCCGACTGGCTCGGCGACGTGCCCCACAGCCATGCGGCGATCGACGACGCACTCGGCTACGCGCATCTCTTGTTGAAATTCCTGAAGCTCGGCGACGCGAATGCGCCCGTGCTCGCCGACCTTGCGGAGCAGCGATCATGA